The following coding sequences are from one Paenibacillus stellifer window:
- a CDS encoding prenyltransferase, with translation MNKWTFFKKASRFGVIPVMIVPVVLGALGAFVWEDVFHPFLFILTFIGAAAAHLFSNMVNDLWDYRSGADMEAKNTPGVITTNSGFLSGGLISERRFALLTWGLLLLAVLCGAALAFYAGWQVLWFVAGGALLAYFYVAPPLRFGYRGKGYSELAIFVAFGLMPVLGSYFVQTGHFGIKPVLLSLPVGLLTTLLLFNHHFLHWSADKQAGKQTLVVVLGEARALVFSRILLYTAYVSLVVCVGIGVLPVYALLALLTAIRPIGVYRGLKRHNASPAYLPLMGASRQASIRCGTIMAAALLIQGLVGNYWS, from the coding sequence ATGAATAAATGGACATTTTTCAAAAAAGCCTCCCGGTTCGGCGTCATTCCTGTAATGATCGTGCCGGTTGTTCTCGGGGCGCTGGGAGCTTTTGTCTGGGAGGATGTGTTTCATCCTTTTTTATTTATCCTCACCTTTATCGGCGCTGCTGCGGCCCACCTGTTCTCCAATATGGTGAATGATCTGTGGGACTATCGCAGCGGCGCGGATATGGAGGCGAAGAATACACCCGGCGTTATTACGACCAATTCAGGCTTCCTGTCCGGCGGGCTGATCTCCGAGCGGAGATTCGCGCTGCTGACCTGGGGGCTGCTTCTGCTTGCCGTTCTATGCGGGGCGGCGCTGGCGTTCTATGCGGGCTGGCAGGTGCTGTGGTTCGTCGCCGGAGGGGCCTTGCTGGCCTATTTCTATGTGGCGCCCCCGCTGCGCTTCGGTTACCGGGGCAAGGGATACAGCGAACTGGCGATTTTCGTCGCGTTCGGCCTGATGCCCGTGCTCGGCTCGTATTTCGTGCAGACCGGGCATTTCGGAATCAAGCCGGTGCTTCTGTCGCTGCCCGTCGGTCTGCTGACGACGCTGCTGCTGTTCAATCACCACTTCCTGCATTGGAGTGCGGACAAGCAGGCCGGCAAGCAGACGCTTGTCGTCGTGCTCGGCGAAGCGCGGGCGCTGGTCTTCTCGCGCATTCTGCTGTACACGGCCTACGTCTCGCTTGTCGTCTGCGTCGGCATCGGGGTGCTGCCTGTCTACGCGCTGCTTGCGCTGCTTACTGCGATTCGGCCGATCGGCGTCTACCGCGGGCTGAAGCGGCATAACGCTTCTCCCGCCTATCTGCCGCTCATGGGCGCTTCGCGGCAAGCGTCGATCCGCTGCGGCACCATTATGGCCGCCGCCCTTCTTATTCAGGGTCTTGTCGGGAACTATTGGAGCTAG